From a single Nicotiana tabacum cultivar K326 chromosome 8, ASM71507v2, whole genome shotgun sequence genomic region:
- the LOC107802151 gene encoding acid phosphatase 1-like: MVPGACENYVGYYMVGQHYRHDCEAVADAAIKYATGLKLGGDGKDVWVFDIDETTLSNLPYYARSDVAFVYSRLTKDNYEKWCLRMKVILGSQDVWEIVDRRHPSKIMEVKQAIEETDEEEADEVMEEEEMMNAGGKNDSPKSVVFKSSKRTELVKAGYRIDGNIGDQWSDLIGDNVGSRTFKVPILCIIPFVPY, from the exons ATGGTGCCAGGTGCTTGTGAAAATTATGTAGGTTACTACATGGTCGGCCAACATTATCGTCATGACTGCGAGGCCGTAGCCGATGCTGCTATTAAGTACGCCACAGGCCTCAAACTTGGCGGCGATGGCAAGGATGTTTGGGTCTTTGATATTGACGAGACTACTCTCTCCAATCTTCCTTACTATGCTCGATCAGACGTTGCCTTTGTG TACTCCCgtctcacaaaagataattaCGAGAAATGGTGTCTACGTATGAAAGTCATCCTTGGCTCTCAGGATGTATGGGAAATCGTAGATAGAAG gcatccttCAAAGATTATGGAGGTGAAACAAGCTATCGAGGAAACGGACGAGGAAGAGGCCGATGaggtcatggaagaggaagaa ATGATGAATGCAGGGGGAAAAAATGATTCACCAAAATCAGTAGTGTTCAAATCAAGCAAGAGAACAGAGTTGGTGAAAGCTGGATATAGAATTGATGGCAACATTGGAGACCAATGGAGTGATTTGATAGGAGACAACGTGGGTTCTCGTACTTTCAAAGTCCCTATCCTATGTATTATTCCATTCGTTCCGTATTAA